The following proteins are encoded in a genomic region of Mahella australiensis 50-1 BON:
- the nadB gene encoding L-aspartate oxidase has protein sequence MNVTSYCVNFDSKSLLQQRYDYVIIGGGIAGLYAAHLAKQHGSTALINKGDFDSSDAYRAQGGIACVWNDNDSFASHIADTLTAGDGLCNEENVTIMINEAPTHIRRLIDLGVSFDTDENGYALGMEGAHSHRRILHAGDYTGKAIVTNIANAIEGVALYSQYLALDLLVDDNKCYGVLIMNIQSEQRFILWAKAIILAGGGAGNLFINTTNSPLITGDAIAMAYRKGCTLTDMEFMQFHPTALYEQNGQRFLISEAVRGEGGILRDICGERFMERYHPLKELAPRDIVARAIYAEMKKHDTPYVYLDVTSIDKAYFAARFPTIYAKCTEIGIDISKDYIPVSPAAHFLMGGIKTDSFGQTDVERLYACGECACTGVHGANRLASNSLLEGLVFAARAVKHASSLNTMPEHRRFKWWHQRLPETFLTPDEIAAIGRQLQAIMERYVGIERDGTGLNQAIRWLEQYEWILGLSADRPDIYELQSLIIVGYAMARAALFRCESRGSHYRTDYPAKNDMLKHHIIIKGENIAYDTDYRQIHS, from the coding sequence ATGAACGTGACATCATACTGCGTAAACTTCGACTCCAAGTCATTGCTTCAACAACGATACGATTATGTAATAATAGGCGGTGGCATAGCCGGATTATACGCCGCGCATCTGGCCAAGCAGCATGGCAGCACCGCCCTTATAAATAAAGGCGATTTTGACAGTTCAGACGCATACAGGGCACAGGGCGGCATAGCATGCGTATGGAATGACAATGACAGTTTCGCCTCACATATAGCGGACACGTTGACAGCCGGTGATGGTTTATGCAATGAGGAAAATGTAACCATTATGATAAACGAGGCTCCAACGCACATACGACGGCTGATAGATTTAGGTGTATCTTTCGATACGGATGAAAACGGCTATGCCCTTGGCATGGAAGGCGCTCATTCTCATCGACGCATACTGCACGCCGGCGATTATACGGGCAAGGCCATCGTAACCAATATAGCCAATGCAATAGAAGGCGTGGCATTATACAGCCAATATCTCGCACTAGACCTATTGGTCGACGACAATAAGTGCTATGGCGTATTGATTATGAATATTCAAAGCGAGCAACGCTTTATCCTATGGGCCAAAGCTATCATACTGGCAGGCGGTGGCGCTGGCAATCTTTTTATTAATACCACAAACAGCCCGCTCATCACAGGGGACGCCATAGCCATGGCTTATAGAAAGGGTTGCACATTGACCGATATGGAATTTATGCAATTTCATCCCACCGCTTTATACGAGCAAAACGGCCAGCGTTTTCTCATATCCGAAGCGGTTAGAGGCGAAGGCGGCATACTGCGCGATATATGCGGCGAACGGTTTATGGAGCGTTATCATCCGCTTAAAGAGTTAGCGCCCAGGGATATAGTGGCGCGGGCTATATACGCCGAGATGAAAAAACATGATACACCTTACGTATATCTTGATGTAACAAGCATCGACAAAGCATATTTCGCTGCCCGCTTCCCTACTATATATGCTAAGTGCACCGAGATAGGCATAGATATATCCAAGGACTATATACCGGTGTCGCCGGCGGCTCATTTTCTAATGGGCGGCATAAAGACCGACAGCTTTGGGCAAACGGATGTAGAAAGGCTCTATGCCTGCGGGGAATGCGCATGTACCGGCGTACACGGCGCCAATCGCTTGGCCAGCAATTCATTGTTAGAAGGTCTGGTATTCGCAGCGCGTGCGGTAAAACACGCCTCATCATTAAACACTATGCCAGAACATAGACGCTTTAAGTGGTGGCATCAGCGCTTACCTGAAACGTTTTTAACGCCCGATGAAATAGCGGCAATCGGCCGCCAACTCCAAGCCATAATGGAGCGATACGTCGGCATAGAACGAGATGGAACCGGACTAAACCAAGCTATACGGTGGCTTGAACAGTATGAATGGATATTGGGCTTATCGGCTGATAGGCCAGATATATATGAGTTGCAAAGCTTGATAATTGTGGGCTATGCTATGGCACGCGCCGCTCTTTTCCGCTGCGAGAGCCGTGGCAGTCATTACAGGACCGATTATCCGGCCAAAAATGATATGTTAAAGCATCATATAATAATCAAAGGAGAAAATATAGCGTATGATACCGATTATAGACAGATTCATAGCTAA
- the nadA gene encoding quinolinate synthase NadA has translation MDETVSRRISVLKKERNAIILAHFYQRPEVQDIADFVGDSLELARKASVTDADVIVFCGVHFMAQTAYILSPDKSVLLPQIKAGCPMADTADADDVAALKEQHPDAVVVSYVNTTAEVKAISDICCTSANAVKVVNSIPANKEIIFIPDKNLGQYIMEQTGRHLILWSGYCNTHDRLTAEELLAAKRLHPEAEVLAHPECRPDVVHMADFVGSTGGMVMHVRDSHATEFIIGTEIGVIHRMKQLCSNKSFYPASQKLMCPNMKLTSLDDVLKALETVSPRVTVNDYIRSRALLPIERMLAL, from the coding sequence ATGGATGAAACCGTCTCACGCAGGATAAGCGTACTGAAAAAGGAGCGCAATGCCATTATACTGGCGCATTTTTATCAGCGTCCGGAGGTACAGGATATAGCCGATTTTGTGGGCGATTCATTGGAGCTGGCTCGCAAAGCATCGGTGACCGACGCCGACGTGATCGTATTTTGCGGCGTACATTTTATGGCTCAAACGGCATATATTTTGTCCCCGGATAAGTCCGTGCTGCTGCCCCAGATAAAGGCCGGGTGCCCTATGGCTGATACGGCTGACGCCGACGACGTGGCCGCGCTGAAAGAGCAGCATCCGGACGCAGTGGTGGTCAGCTATGTAAATACCACAGCCGAGGTCAAAGCTATAAGCGATATATGCTGCACATCGGCCAACGCAGTAAAAGTGGTCAATTCCATACCAGCCAATAAGGAAATCATATTTATACCCGATAAAAACCTCGGCCAATACATTATGGAGCAAACCGGACGCCATCTCATATTATGGAGCGGTTACTGCAATACGCACGATCGGCTTACAGCAGAGGAGCTATTGGCAGCCAAAAGGTTGCATCCCGAAGCTGAGGTGCTTGCCCACCCGGAGTGTCGCCCTGACGTAGTGCACATGGCTGATTTCGTAGGCAGCACCGGCGGTATGGTAATGCATGTACGCGACAGCCATGCGACCGAATTTATCATAGGCACAGAGATCGGCGTTATACACCGCATGAAGCAGCTTTGCTCGAATAAAAGCTTTTATCCGGCATCTCAAAAACTAATGTGCCCGAACATGAAGCTGACATCGTTGGACGATGTGCTCAAAGCGCTGGAAACCGTGAGCCCGCGTGTAACGGTAAATGATTATATACGCTCCCGCGCTTTATTGCCGATAGAAAGAATGCTGGCTTTATGA
- a CDS encoding bifunctional 2-keto-4-hydroxyglutarate aldolase/2-keto-3-deoxy-6-phosphogluconate aldolase encodes MLQKLMIEQRIIDAGVVAVVRAEGVQQALNIADACMQGGISAIEITFTVPGAVEVIKELNFHYGDRLVLGAGTVLDAETARLAIINGANYVVSPSLNIDTVKLCNRYQIPCMPGAMTVKEAVEAMEAGADIIKIFPGELFGPNIIKAFKGPLPQASFMPTGGISLDNAEEWITAGAVALGVGGALTGRAKDGDYAAVTETARKFIDIVHRVRSR; translated from the coding sequence ATGCTGCAGAAACTTATGATAGAACAGCGCATTATAGATGCGGGTGTAGTCGCGGTTGTGCGTGCCGAAGGCGTACAGCAGGCTCTGAATATAGCCGATGCATGTATGCAGGGTGGCATATCGGCTATAGAGATCACTTTTACAGTACCCGGCGCAGTAGAGGTTATAAAAGAATTGAACTTCCATTATGGAGACAGGCTTGTGTTGGGCGCCGGTACGGTATTGGATGCCGAGACGGCTAGATTGGCAATAATAAACGGCGCTAACTATGTGGTGAGTCCATCGCTGAACATTGATACTGTTAAATTATGCAATAGATACCAAATACCATGCATGCCGGGCGCTATGACCGTAAAAGAGGCTGTTGAAGCCATGGAGGCAGGGGCTGATATTATAAAAATATTTCCCGGTGAATTATTTGGGCCGAATATTATAAAAGCTTTTAAAGGGCCATTGCCACAAGCATCGTTTATGCCCACCGGCGGTATAAGCCTGGATAACGCCGAGGAATGGATTACAGCAGGAGCGGTAGCGCTTGGTGTAGGAGGCGCTCTGACCGGCAGGGCTAAAGACGGGGATTACGCTGCTGTCACTGAGACGGCACGCAAGTTTATCGATATAGTGCATCGGGTGCGCAGTAGATAG
- a CDS encoding AEC family transporter, with product MADFSSVIDQIIILMILLAISYIAAKAKFISPSDKDGVSNVMIKITQPALIITTLSGYNFSAQILIDSSLIVLFAIISLIVSFAMGWLLSDKLNIPEERADVLRFELMFGNVVYLGYPVLSALMGDKGIFYGSVFTIANDTALWTLGLWLLTRRQNDHANGWRNLFNMNTISFFIGLVMFLTGIKLPRLVFAALNPLGKTTIYLSMIFIGAALAELDIKEAVTNGSTFVLSIAKLAVMPLLLYGLLTLLHVNDLVKLVVVVQVGMPASALGPALARRYGADYTYGAQCVLMSTLISLITLPALIWLLSI from the coding sequence ATGGCAGATTTTTCATCGGTGATAGATCAGATAATTATATTGATGATCTTATTGGCTATAAGCTATATAGCGGCTAAGGCCAAATTCATAAGCCCATCAGATAAAGACGGTGTATCGAACGTCATGATAAAGATAACACAGCCAGCGCTAATTATAACCACTTTAAGCGGTTATAATTTTTCTGCCCAGATACTCATAGATAGTTCCCTGATAGTGTTATTTGCTATAATTTCTTTAATTGTATCCTTTGCTATGGGATGGTTATTGTCCGATAAGCTGAATATACCTGAGGAACGGGCTGATGTATTGCGGTTTGAGCTGATGTTTGGCAATGTGGTATATCTCGGTTATCCTGTGTTATCAGCACTTATGGGCGACAAAGGTATATTCTACGGTAGCGTTTTTACTATAGCCAACGATACGGCTTTGTGGACGCTTGGATTATGGTTGTTGACGCGCAGACAGAATGATCATGCCAACGGTTGGAGAAATCTTTTTAATATGAATACTATATCGTTTTTTATAGGCCTGGTGATGTTCCTAACAGGTATAAAGTTGCCCCGCCTGGTATTTGCCGCATTAAATCCTTTGGGGAAAACCACTATATACCTCTCGATGATATTTATAGGAGCGGCGTTGGCTGAACTCGATATAAAAGAGGCCGTCACCAATGGCAGCACGTTCGTGCTTTCTATAGCCAAATTGGCTGTTATGCCGCTTTTGCTGTATGGATTGCTGACGTTATTGCATGTAAACGATCTGGTGAAGCTGGTGGTGGTCGTGCAAGTGGGTATGCCGGCCTCAGCGCTGGGACCGGCATTAGCCCGCCGCTATGGTGCAGATTATACCTATGGAGCGCAATGCGTGTTGATGTCTACATTGATAAGCCTGATAACATTGCCGGCGCTCATATGGTTGCTCAGTATATAA